A window of the Mytilus trossulus isolate FHL-02 unplaced genomic scaffold, PNRI_Mtr1.1.1.hap1 h1tg000050l__unscaffolded, whole genome shotgun sequence genome harbors these coding sequences:
- the LOC134699309 gene encoding phosphatidylinositol transfer protein alpha isoform-like, whose product MPPTSPNISEYRVVLPMTVDEYQVAQLWSVAEASKNETGGGEGIEVRVNEPFDETHHAPKSKLEANGKTYTTGQFTHKIYHLSSRVPAFIRLIAPKGSLEIHEEAWNAYPYCRTIITNPDYMKDAFYIKIETMHMDDKGNKENVHGLIPEDMRIRKVVPIDIANDPIKHDDYKLEWDPSKYKSEKTSRGPLVGNWQEKADPVMCCYKLVSCKFKWFGLQNRVEKFIQTQEKRIFTNFHRQVFCWMDKWHGFTMEDIRRIEEETKNELDEARRKGSIKGTKGTDEEK is encoded by the exons ATGCCTCCTACGTCCCCAAACATTAGCGAGTA TCGTGTGGTACTTCCTATGACAGTGGATGAG TATCAAGTTGCTCAATTATGGTCAGTCGCTGAAGCAAGTAAAAACGAGACAGGAGGAGGTGAAGGTATTGAAGTTCGTGTCAATGAACCTTTTGATGAAACTCATCACGCACCTAAGTCAAAGTTAGAGGCTAATGGTAAAACATATACCACTGGACAGTTTACACATAAAATCTACCACTTATCAAG TCGAGTTCCAGCCTTTATACGTTTGATAGCCCCTAAAGGATCTCTGGAGATACATGAAGAAGCTTGGAATGCTTATCCTTATTGTAGAACTATTATTACA AATCCAGATTACATGAAAGAtgctttttatataaagattgaaACCATGCACATGGATGATAAAGGcaataaagaaaat GTACATGGTTTAATCCCAGAAGATATGAGAATTAGAAAAGTTGTACCTATAGACATAGCCAATGATCCTATTAAACATGAT GACTACAAATTAGAATGGGATCCATCAAAGTATAAATCAGAGAAAACCAGTAGAGGTCCCTTAGTAGGAAATTGGCAG GAAAAAGCTGACCCTGTGATGTGTTGTTATAAATTGGTTTCCTGTAAATTTAAATGGTTTGGTTTACAAAACAGAGTAGAAAAATTTATACAAACT caagaaaaaagaatatttacaaatttccATAGACAAGTGTTTTGTTGGATGGATAAATGGCATGGTTTTACTATGGAAGATATCAGACGGATAGAAGAAGAAACAAAGAACGAATTAGATGAG GCAAGAAGAAAAGGCAGTATAAAGGGAACTAAAGGCACTgatgaagaaaaataa